The following are encoded together in the Pseudoalteromonas piscicida genome:
- a CDS encoding succinate dehydrogenase iron-sulfur subunit has product MATLELSVYRYNPDEDAAPRMQDYSLEVEEGRDMMVLDALMQLKEQDPSLSFRRSCREGVCGSDGINMNGKNGLACITPISALQKGGKGKIVIRPLPGLPVIRDLVIDMSQFYTQYEKVKPFLINDKPTGGEERLQSIEEREKLDGLYECILCACCSTSCPSFWWNPDKFIGPAGLLHAYRFLADSRDTATEERLAGLDDAFSVFRCHSIMNCVSVCPKGLNPTKAIGQIKSMLLNRSV; this is encoded by the coding sequence ATGGCAACTTTAGAATTATCTGTTTATCGTTATAATCCTGATGAAGATGCAGCACCACGCATGCAAGACTACTCTCTAGAAGTAGAGGAAGGTCGTGACATGATGGTGTTAGATGCTCTTATGCAGTTGAAAGAGCAAGATCCATCTTTATCTTTCCGTCGTTCATGCCGTGAAGGGGTATGTGGTTCTGACGGTATTAATATGAATGGTAAAAACGGCCTTGCATGTATTACCCCGATTTCTGCACTGCAGAAAGGTGGCAAAGGCAAGATCGTCATTCGTCCATTACCAGGTCTTCCGGTGATCCGTGACTTAGTAATCGATATGAGCCAGTTCTATACGCAATACGAGAAGGTTAAGCCATTCTTGATCAACGACAAGCCAACCGGTGGTGAAGAGCGTCTTCAATCTATTGAAGAACGTGAAAAGCTAGATGGTCTGTACGAATGTATTCTTTGTGCATGTTGTTCAACGTCTTGTCCTTCTTTCTGGTGGAACCCAGATAAGTTCATCGGTCCTGCGGGTCTTCTACACGCTTATCGTTTCTTGGCAGATAGCCGTGATACAGCGACAGAAGAACGTCTTGCTGGTCTTGATGACGCGTTCAGCGTATTCCGCTGTCACAGTATTATGAACTGTGTTAGCGTATGTCCAAAAGGCCTTAATCCAACTAAGGCAATTGGACAAATTAAATCAATGTTGTTAAACCGTTCGGTATAA